The following are encoded together in the Salvelinus fontinalis isolate EN_2023a chromosome 38, ASM2944872v1, whole genome shotgun sequence genome:
- the LOC129837660 gene encoding protein FAM110C-like has product MKPLTPIGSPSPLRLLNKGPDYLRRQMEGGGQGRSISAVERLEADKAKYVKSQQVINTKQEPVLVPCTPPAPHRRPHTVPGSLTPRLPPRRSSAPFTTLTGPLTIRDENENDDSRKENRRTSVDVEARNRSNANKVTPPSPRTPRTPHSIPLVAPHSAPILRRSTGKRMLRPDSLVIYRQKKECKSLPSGGIVLGNSNMEIKGYNFVRRLFQGSMREKCGGGEGGTQKMVISEEKALSRDGDSRMSWTNDKDTVDGGQVGPGSRRSSKTDHERSPLPSPGLSPGFSYTPERTKNGVSCVSNGTTNGTRNGNGITKSNDVSDHTDNEADVWKRVPPPPPPRWRSGLQRSKSDLLLRCSVALSDQEHFFDYCGLDLDMVDRLGPENFLGGASDVDTLSLVLRSIGGGGGGSEPSEFSRHSGEAGLFQEEVAEKLTTGVSIIERNARVIKWLYSCKNAAQEGPKESTV; this is encoded by the coding sequence ATGAAGCCGCTAACACCCATAGGATCCCCCTCACCTCTGAGGCTCCTCAACAAGGGCCCGGACTACCTGCGTAGGCAGATGGAGGGTGGGGGCCAGGGCCGTTCCATCAGCgctgtagagagactagaggcaGACAAGGCCAAGTACGTTAAGAGCCAGCAGGTCATTAACACCAAACAGGAGCCCGTCCTGGTGCCTTGCACACCACCTGCTCCACACCGTCGTCCCCACACCGTGCCTGGGAGCCTCACACCACGACTGCCACCCCGCCGATCCTCTGCCCCTTTCACCACCCTGACCGGTCCCCTCACCATACGAGATGAGAATGAGAATGATGACTCGAGGAAGGAGAATCGGAGGACGTCGGTGGATGTGGAAGCACGGAACAGGAGTAACGCCAACAAGGTTACCCCACCCAGCCCCAGGACTCCCAGGACTCCACACTCCATACCCCTGGTAGCCCCTCACAGTGCCCCCATCCTGAGGAGGAGCACCGGTAAGCGCATGCTGCGGCCTGACTCCCTGGTCATCTATCGGCAGAAGAAAGAGTGCAAAAGCCTGCCTAGTGGTGGCATCGTATTGGGGAACTCCAACATGGAGATAAAGGGGTACAACTTTGTCCGCCGCCTCTTCCAGGGCTCCATGCGGGAGAAGTGTGGCGGGGGCGAGGGGGGCACCCAGAAGATGGTGATCAGCGAGGAGAAAGCTTTGTCGCGGGATGGTGACTCACGCATGTCCTGGACCAATGACAAGGACACCGTGGACGGGGGACAGGTAGGGCCAGGTAGCCGGAGATCCAGTAAGACGGACCACGAGCGCTCACCGCTTCCCAGCCCTGGCCTCAGCCCTGGCTTCAGCTATACACCGGAGCGGACTAAGAATGGTGTTAGCTGTGTTAGCAATGGCACTACCAATGGTACCAGAAACGGCAATGGCATCACCAAGAGCAATGACGTAAGTGACCACACCGACAACGAGGCGGACGTCTGGAAGCGGGTGCCGCCGCCACCGCCTCCGCGGTGGCGTTCGGGACTACAACGCTCCAAGTCAGATCTGCTTCTGCGATGCTCAGTGGCGTTGTCTGACCAGGAGCATTTCTTTGACTACTGCGGGCTGGACCTGGACATGGTGGACCGGCTGGGGCCTGAGAACTTCCTGGGTGGGGCCAGCGACGTAGACACGCTCTCATTGGTGCTGAGGAGCATAGGGGGAGGGGGCGGTGGCTCGGAGCCCAGCGAGTTCTCCCGCCACTCAGGAGAGGCGGGGCTTTTCCAGGAGGAGGTGGCCGAGAAGCTGACCACGGGAGTGTCAATCATCGAGAGGAACGCCCGTGTCATCA